The sequence below is a genomic window from Candidatus Berkelbacteria bacterium.
GTCCATCCCAGAGCTTTCCATTGTCATTCCGTTTTACAACGAGCAGGACAACGCGAAAACAGTTCTAACCGGCCTCGAAAATGCCCTGAAAGGGGTGGATTACGAAGTAATAGCCGTCGACAACGGCTCCACTGACAACACGGCATCCGTGCTCCGCGGGATGAAGAACAGCAGGATAAGAATCGTGACAGTGGAGAAAAACATAGGCTTCGGCTATGGCATCAGGATGGGGCTGGAATCCGCGAAAGGCGTCCATCTCGGGTATATGTGGGGGGACAACCAGATTTCCGCCGGCATCGTTGCTGATATCTACAGGAAGCTCAGCAAAGAGGGCCTGGATTTGTGCAAGATAAGGCGCACCG
It includes:
- a CDS encoding glycosyltransferase family 2 protein, producing MSIPELSIVIPFYNEQDNAKTVLTGLENALKGVDYEVIAVDNGSTDNTASVLRGMKNSRIRIVTVEKNIGFGYGIRMGLESAKGVHLGYMWGDNQISAGIVADIYRKLSKEGLDLCKIRRTARDYGFFRKLESAAYNRVFLALFFGKISNDINGSPKIMKRALYERLELVSDDWFIDTELMVKVKLLGGRVGEVKAAYNRRSKGKSKVKFYVMLEFLSNILRFRFGGLKKFKDSVD